The genomic DNA CATCAGGTATGATGACTGGGAGCAAGTCTGGATCTGGAAAATAGCGATATTCTGCGCTATCTTCTTTACTACGCATTGATTTTGTAACTAGCTTTGTAGTATCAAAAAGCCTTGTTTCTTGATAAACTTCATCATCATATTTGCCATCTTCCCAAGCAATAACTTGGCGTTCTACCTCGTATTCGATGGCTTTTTGGATAAATTTAAATGAGTTTAGATTTTTTATCTCAACCCTTGTGTAAAGCTTGGTATCACCTTTTGGACGAATACTGACATTCACATCGCAGCGAAATGATCCTTCTTGCATATTTGCGTCACTGATATTTAAAAATCTTAGTATAGAATGAAGTTTTTTGAGATATGCCACAGCTTCATCACTACTTCTTAGATCTGGTTCGCTTACTATTTCAAGTAGCGGAGTTCCTGCACGGTTTAGATCAACAAAGCTACTATTTGTGCCGTGGTTGTTTTTACCAGCGTCTTCTTCAAGGTGCGCTCTTGTGACGCCTATTCTTTTGGTCTCATCGCCGACTTTGATAAAAAGCTCTCCACCCTCAACTATTGGAATAGTGAATTGTGAAATTTGATACGCTTTTGGAAGATCTGGGTAAAAATAATTTTTTCTATCAAAAACGCTTTTTTTATTTACTATTGCATTGATCGCTTTTCCAAAGCTAATTGCTTTTTTCACAGCTTCTTTATTTAAAACTGGAAGTGCGCCAGGAAGTGCCAAACAAGTAGGGCAAACGTGTGTATTTGGCTCATCGCCAAAACTAGTGCCGCAACTACAAAAAATCTTGGTTTTTGTGTTGAGCTGACAATGCACTTCTAGGCCTATAATTGTTTCAAACATAAAATTACCTCTTATTACAAATTTCTTGCATTCTAGCACAAATTTATTTAAGATTTAATTAGCAAAATACCTTATAGAAGCAAAGCCTGCCGCACCTGAGTCTTTTATAGATAAAATCTGCTCTTTGTTTACTATCCCACCAAGTGCGATGACTGGGATTTGTGAGATTTTTACTATATCTTTTAATGTTTTTATTCCGACTGGTTCGCCTTTGTTTGGGGTAGAAAAAATGGGGCTAAAAGTGATAAAATCAGCTCCAAATTTATGAGCTATTTCTATCTCTTTTATACTGTGAGTGCTTGCAAATTTGATTAAATTTGATGGAGCAAACTTAATATTTTCAAGATTATTACTGCTAAAATGAATGCCATCAACTTTTAAGCTTAGAGCCAAATCAATATCATTATGCAAAATAAATTTAGCACTAAATTTAGATTTAAACTGAGTAAATTTAGTAGCTCTAAAAGCGTAATCGCTACAAACCTTATCTCTAAAAAGTATAAAATCAGCGCTCTTTAATCGCTCAAATTTAGCAAAAGCTTCACTTAAATTTGAGTAGTATTTAGGATCTGTTATTGCGTAGCTCAACATTGGCTTCAAAAACAAGTATCAAAAGATAAAAAAATAAGACCAAAATAGCGCCTATTAATCCGCCACAAATAAAAGAAATTAAAATCCCAAAATGGTAAAAATTATAAACAAAGAGTATGGCGCCAAGGAGCAAAATGCCCCAAGAGGCGCCAAGTAAGAAGTGAAGTAAATATCTAATAAAAGATATCAATTTTTTAGTGTTCCTCGCTTACGACAACAGCGCCAGCAAGATAAACATAAGTAAGAATCATAAATATAAATGTTTGTAAAAGCGCCATAAAAGTAAGAAGTGCAAACGCAGGAAGCGGAGCAACCCATGGAGCAAGGCTTAATACAACCATTAAGAAAAGATCATCACCTTTGATATTTCCAAAAAGACGGAAAGATAGTGAAACTATACGTGAAAGATGAGAAACTATCTCGATAGGAAACATAAGTGGAGCTAGGATTTTGTTTGGTCCCATAAAGTGCGCGAAATATTTGATAACACCTTGAGTCCTGATACCTTCAAAGTTATAGTATAAAAACACACAAAGTGCAAGACAAAGGGTCAAATTCAAGCTTGAGCTTGGAGCTTCAAATCCAGGAATTATACCTATAACGTTACTTGTAAGGACAATAAGTCCGATTGTAGCAACAAGTGGTAGATATTTTTTAGCAAGTTCATCGCTTCCCATTACGTCGCGTCCCATAGATACGATACCTTCAAGATAAGCTTCTAGCAGGTTTTGAGAGCCTCTAGGAACTAATTGCATAGATTTAGTAGCACATTTTGCGACTACCAAAACGATAATAGCAACCAAAATAAGATGGAAAAGATAAGTGAAACTATGTCCATGCACAATCATTTCAGAAAATAAAAACAGGTCTTTCATCGATTACAGCCTTGTGAAAAATTTGTTGCGATTATATCTAAGTTTAGATTAAATTTAAGTAAATTTGTTTATTTAAATAATAAATCATAAACAAGCTTTAAAATAGTTAAAGCAACGACTATCAAAAACATTGTTTTTATAAATTTAACCTCTTTTTTAATAACCATTTTTGAGCCAAGATATGCTCCAAGCATTTGACCAACGCCCATGATCAGCCCAAGTATCCACAAAATTTGCCCACCAGCAATAAACACTATCAAAGATACGACATTTGAGGCGAAATTTAGGGCTTTTGTGTTTGCTACTGCTTGTTTCATATGAACTCCAAGCAAGGCAATCATAGCAAACATCCAAAACGACCCAGTTCCTGGCCCCAAAAATCCATCATAAAAGCCTATTAAAATACCAAAAATGATATAAAATGCTTTTGAACTCATCTTCTTAGCTCTATCTTCTTCACCTATTTTTGGTCTAAAAATAGTGTATAAAAATATGGCAATCAAACAAAATGGTATGAGATATTTTATCAGTTTTGGATCTATCAAAAGCACCCCAATAGTACCCAAAATAGCGCCAATTGCAGTAAAAATGATGCCAATTATAATGCTTTTATAATCAATCATACCTTTTAAACCAAAATTTGCAGCAGCTGTGAAGCTTCCAAAAGTTGCTTGAAGCTTATTCGTAGCTAGTGCGACATGCTCTGGGATACCTACTGAAATGAGAGCTGGTATCGTTATCAGTCCGCCTCCTCCAGCGATCGCATCGACAAATCCACTAAAAACAGCTATAAAAAATAAAAGCCCATAAACCCAAAGTTCAAATTCCACATCAAATCCTTAAAAC from Campylobacter iguaniorum includes the following:
- the gatB gene encoding Asp-tRNA(Asn)/Glu-tRNA(Gln) amidotransferase subunit GatB, translated to MFETIIGLEVHCQLNTKTKIFCSCGTSFGDEPNTHVCPTCLALPGALPVLNKEAVKKAISFGKAINAIVNKKSVFDRKNYFYPDLPKAYQISQFTIPIVEGGELFIKVGDETKRIGVTRAHLEEDAGKNNHGTNSSFVDLNRAGTPLLEIVSEPDLRSSDEAVAYLKKLHSILRFLNISDANMQEGSFRCDVNVSIRPKGDTKLYTRVEIKNLNSFKFIQKAIEYEVERQVIAWEDGKYDDEVYQETRLFDTTKLVTKSMRSKEDSAEYRYFPDPDLLPVIIPDEMMAEASVLPELPDEKKARYVSELGIKQSDAEVIVSSYEMARFFEDLVGAKNSPKLAVTWLCVELLGRLKNGVTIETSPVNSAKLSNLISRIEDSTISQKAAKDVLDYLIENDESVDSVIEKLGLKQVSDDSAILSIIDSVLSANGDKVAEYKSGKDKLFGFFVGQVMKEGKGAFNPSKVNELLKTKL
- a CDS encoding thiamine phosphate synthase, with the translated sequence MSYAITDPKYYSNLSEAFAKFERLKSADFILFRDKVCSDYAFRATKFTQFKSKFSAKFILHNDIDLALSLKVDGIHFSSNNLENIKFAPSNLIKFASTHSIKEIEIAHKFGADFITFSPIFSTPNKGEPVGIKTLKDIVKISQIPVIALGGIVNKEQILSIKDSGAAGFASIRYFAN
- a CDS encoding F0F1 ATP synthase subunit A, coding for MKDLFLFSEMIVHGHSFTYLFHLILVAIIVLVVAKCATKSMQLVPRGSQNLLEAYLEGIVSMGRDVMGSDELAKKYLPLVATIGLIVLTSNVIGIIPGFEAPSSSLNLTLCLALCVFLYYNFEGIRTQGVIKYFAHFMGPNKILAPLMFPIEIVSHLSRIVSLSFRLFGNIKGDDLFLMVVLSLAPWVAPLPAFALLTFMALLQTFIFMILTYVYLAGAVVVSEEH
- a CDS encoding TSUP family transporter encodes the protein MEFELWVYGLLFFIAVFSGFVDAIAGGGGLITIPALISVGIPEHVALATNKLQATFGSFTAAANFGLKGMIDYKSIIIGIIFTAIGAILGTIGVLLIDPKLIKYLIPFCLIAIFLYTIFRPKIGEEDRAKKMSSKAFYIIFGILIGFYDGFLGPGTGSFWMFAMIALLGVHMKQAVANTKALNFASNVVSLIVFIAGGQILWILGLIMGVGQMLGAYLGSKMVIKKEVKFIKTMFLIVVALTILKLVYDLLFK